A DNA window from Vigna angularis cultivar LongXiaoDou No.4 chromosome 1, ASM1680809v1, whole genome shotgun sequence contains the following coding sequences:
- the LOC108347031 gene encoding pentatricopeptide repeat-containing protein At2g13420, mitochondrial, with the protein MALLKLRQSSFLSPFFLRRFCSVPPPPSESNDAELVSNLLLQHHNPFHATESSLQLHGVTLTPDLLFQTLLRLKNHSKIALSLFHYAKTLPNPPLTYDSYTLLIDSVAKVRQFDVAWQLIVEMAQRNLHPNPATFLTLIRRLIAAGLTRQAVRAFHDIDAFAKTTPDDFCFLLDTLCKYGYVRLAVEVFNRNRTTFPPTVKMYTVLIYGWCKLGKVKIAQTFLNEMIERGIEPNVVTYNVLLNGVCRKVSLHPEERFERTIRNSEEVFDQMRKSRIEPDVTSFSILLHVYSRAHKPELVLDKLRLMKVKGIFPNVVMYTSVIKCLASCGRLEDAERLLEEMVKDGVSPCAATYNCFFKEYRGRKDAESALRMLKRMKEDGFCAPSSHTYVILIRMFLRLGKIRVVKEIWDDMKVTGAGPDLDLYTALVHGLCERQNWREACHYFVEMIENGFLPLKGTFETLYRGLIQADMLRTWRRLKKKLDEESIAFGSEFQSYHLKPYRR; encoded by the coding sequence CGCCACCAAGTGAATCCAACGACGCAGAATTGGTGTCGAATCTCCTGCTGCAGCACCACAACCCCTTCCACGCCACCGAATCGAGCCTCCAGCTCCACGGCGTCACCCTCACCCCCGACCTCCTCTTCCAAACCCTCCTCCGCCTCAAGAACCATTCCAAGATAGCCCTCTCCCTCTTCCACTACGCCAAAACCCTCCCCAACCCCCCTCTCACCTACGACTCCTACACGCTCCTCATCGATTCTGTCGCCAAGGTTCGCCAATTCGACGTCGCATGGCAACTCATCGTCGAAATGGCCCAGCGCAACCTCCATCCAAACCCCGCCACCTTCCTAACCCTAATTCGCCGCCTCATAGCGGCCGGCCTCACTCGCCAGGCGGTACGCGCCTTCCACGACATCGACGCCTTTGCCAAAACGACTCCCGATGACTTCTGCTTCCTGCTCGACACGCTCTGCAAGTACGGCTACGTCAGACTCGCCGTCGAGGTTTTCAACAGAAACCGAACCACTTTCCCTCCGACCGTGAAAATGTACACGGTTTTGATCTACGGGTGGTGCAAACTGGGGAAGGTTAAAATCGCGCAAACGTTTCTGAACGAAATGATTGAGCGAGGGATTGAGCCTAATGTTGTTACTTATAACGTTTTGTTGAATGGGGTTTGTAGGAAGGTGAGTTTGCACCCTGAGGAGAGGTTTGAGAGGACTATAAGGAACTCAGAGGAGGTGTTTGATCAAATGCGCAAGAGTAGGATTGAGCCGGATGTGACTAGCTTTTCGATTTTGCTTCATGTTTATAGCCGCGCGCATAAGCCGGAGTTGGTGCTTGATAAGCTGAGGTTGATGAAGGTGAAAGGGATTTTTCCCAATGTGGTGATGTATACCTCGGTTATCAAGTGTCTTGCTTCGTGTGGGAGGCTTGAGGATGCAGAGAGGTTGCTTGAGGAGATGGTGAAGGATGGAGTGAGTCCATGTGCCGCAACGTACAATTGCTTCTTCAAGGAGTACAGAGGAAGGAAGGATGCTGAGAGTGCGTTGAGGATGCTCAAGAGGATGAAGGAGGATGGGTTCTGTGCGCCGAGCTCGCACACCTATGTGATTTTGATTAGGATGTTTTTGAGGTTGGGCAAGATCAGAGTTGTGAAGGAAATATGGGATGATATGAAGGTCACTGGGGCGGGGCCGGATTTAGATTTGTACACGGCTTTGGTACATGGGCTGTGTGAGAGGCAGAACTGGAGGGAGGCTTGCCATTATTTTGTTGAGATGATAGAGAATGGGTTTCTTCCTCTGAAAGGTACCTTTGAGACCCTTTACAGGGGGCTAATTCAGGCTGATATGTTGAGGACTTGGAGGAGATTGAAGAAGAAGCTTGATGAAGAATCGATAGCTTTTGGTTCAGAGTTTCAGAGTTACCACTTGAAACCTTATAGGAGATAA